The genomic stretch catcacaaacatcgtcatgtttcaacacatcatcacaattatacaacttctcatataaataagatcatcacaattatcatcatgcTCGACACGTCATCACAAATACACACTTCATCAGGACTATCACAACTATCATCGTAATCAACTAAACTAACGACAATTCGCTAGGGTTCATGCCATAAGGCTAATCACATATGATGCACATTAATAAACATATtgacaatcacaacattattcacaacaaaggcattcaaaccgaaatcacaattttcggtcggttcgtagagtaacctcaacatgctaatttatcaagtaaactgaatcaacttccaattaacatttaactaaattagatatcatgttaagTATCAAAACGACAACGTCATGcttcggtatatcacaacaattTGAGTTATTAAGTCAATTCAAATTAGCCTCATAAtcctctataaattagtcttctaattaactcactaatccactatcaactaaccaaaagtAATCACAAAGCatactttgttagaacaagatttgttctgagcaattatcttagttttgatgataacaataatatgaattttgcttaagataatatggtactctaatccaatgcaatttccttttcaggaaatatataaagagtatgcataattcagcgctcagaagctttgtctcaagggttcagcatgcaacatcagaacatggtctggcaagacatcagaagatggtcgaagcagaatcagaacatgggtctatggaagcatcagaagaacatgagatcagaagcactgaagttctgatggtatcacgctcagaagcacttcaaggtcagaagatcagaagatgctttgcaccaagctgtttgactctgatgatattcaaacgttgtattcacaaacatcagatcagaaggaagtacaagtggcaagctacgctgactgacaaaaggaacgttaaaagctattaaaggcaacgtcagtagacacagcgtgaacaaggctcgaggtagttgacaaaagcatataacattaaatgcgatgctgtacggaacacgcaaagcattaaatgcactcaacggtcatcttctccaacgcctataaatatgaagttctgatgagaagcaaggttaacgattctgcacaaaacaactcatattaacttgctgaaactctgttctattcaaagctcagaatcttcatcttcatcaaagctcactacattgctgttgtaatatattagtgagattaagcttaaacgttaagagaaatatcacagtttgtgattatagcttttaagaagcaattgtaatactcttagaattgattacattaagttgtaaggaactagagtgatcgtgtggatcagaatactctaggaagtcttagagggtatctaagcaggttgtaactagagtgatcgtgtggatcagaatactctagaaagtcttagagggtatctaagcagttgttcctggagtgatcagtgtgtgatcagaagactctggaagacttagttgctgactaagtggagaaccattgtaatccgtgcgattagtggattaaatcctcagttgaggtaaatcatctctgcgggggtggactggagtagtttagttaacaacgaaccaggataaaaataactgtgcaatttatttttatctgtcaagtttttaaagctacacttattcaaaccccccctttctaagtgtttttctatccttcaattggtatcagagcgccggttctaaggtgcaagcacttaaccgtgtttagaaaagattcaggaagagaaaatcgcttcagtaaaagatggctgatgaaactgcaaagtctacatctacatctggctctgctgagcaacacaacggtaacaatggttatactagaccgccggtatttgatggtgaaaactttgaatactggaaagataaactggaaagttactttcttggtcttgatggtgatctatgggatcttctgatggatggttacaaacatccagtaaatgccagtggcgtaaagctgacaaggcaagaaatgaatgatgatcagaagaagcttttcaggaatcatcataaatgcagaactgttttgctgaatgctatctctcatgctgagtatgagaagatatctaacagggaaacggcctatgacatatatgagtccttgaaaatgactcatgaaggaaatgctcaagtcaaggagactaaagctctcgctttaatccagaagtatgaagccttcaagatggaggatgatgaagacattgaaaagatgttttcaagatttcaaactcttactgctggattgagagttcttgacaagggatacaccaaggctgatcacgtaaagaagatcatcagaagcttacccagaagatggggtcctatggtaactgcatttaagattgcgaagaatctaaatgaagtctctttggaagagctgatcagtgccctgaggagccatgaaatagagctggacgcaaacgagcctcaaaagaaaggtaagtctattgcattaaaatccaatatcaagaaatgcactaacgcttttcaggctagagaagaagatcctgaagaatcagaatctgaagaagaagatgaactgtccttgatctccagaaggctacatcaactctggaagaacaaacaaaggaagttcagaggcgtcagaatttcaaagaaatttgaacatggagaatcttctgatgacagaagatttgacaagaagaaggtcatgtgctatgaatgcaatgagcctggacacttcaagaatgaatgtccaaaacttcagaaggaaaatcccaagaagaagtttcataagaagaaaggtcttatggcaacctgggatgagtcagaagatgattcagactctgaagatgagcaggctaactgtgcgctgatggcgacagaagatgacggatcagaatctacatcagaatcagattctgaagaggtattttctgaacttactagagatgagttagtttccggtctaactgaacttctggaattcaagtctcagattagtctcaaatacaaagagctgaaaaagctatttgaatttgaaacaaagaagcttgagttggagaattctgaattaaaagaaaaacttttaaaattatccaataatgttggatctccttctgattcagaaaaatccactcctagtctaaaccatattctgaaagaatatgatttaagtttcaggaagttcttatctagaagtattggcagaagtcagctagcttctatgatatatgctgtgtctggaaacaaaagagtcggcattggttttgagggtgaaaccccatacaaacttgaacctgttgatgaaatgaaattcacatacaagccattgtatgatcagttcaagtatggccactcccatgatattaggcacacttcacatgctcaaagttttcacataacacacaccaaaaagcatgtgacacaacctaggaaatatcatgaaactcacattaagaattatcatgctgttcctccttctgcttacaatgttaaacctaagttcaatcagaacttgaggagaactaacaagaaaggacccaagaagatgtgggtaccaaagaaaaagactatttcttttgcagattctcttggcgacaaagaagataaaagtcaacatgtcatgtcacctggactcaagttggtctcaacacttgaagggaagaaggactgtcttccaagttctggtacttaaatctgttgaagaaactatgttcgtaggagatcagaaaagaaagtttatcagtcttggaaccatctgttttgttcgtttctaaagcattgatgttttgttcttgatttttctgaatgctctaaatgctacagaatatacaatattgaaacgtTGATTGTGGACGagtcaataaatatctggtttgatgataaacttgtttctgatgaaacaaagcagcttaaaaatttctgcagatacagttttatcttatcagaagctgcagaacaaagaagtgaatctccagaagctgtgtatatcagaagtaatggattagaagatcattcagatttacatcagcacacctcagaaggagtgtttccataagagaaatttgatcaattcagaagcagtgatcgaaatcagaaggcgtaaagcctattgaatatttcacacctgtcatccattatctaatgatgaacacgtgtctctacggtcagtacgaagcgtgcagttgaaaagacgccgacctaggtaactgttttaaatcatctcgtttaccacgatctctctcctcacgtcactcgtcatttaatgaaaatgatttcttttgattctgaaactattcattttgtttatttattctttttcattctctattttatattcatctccttatattcttttcaaatcatatcatacatctttttcgctcccttgtctctctttcttcttgcattctctcgtttgaaaagttcttagccgttttctaaaaccctaatcaaaaacccagttctcttctcctgttcgtttttgttcattctgcatccatggctgccttctcatcccaaaatgttgatacatctgttcctcaccatctccaagaagaaattttgcaacttactcctgttgttgcatgctctattcccaaggacaaattagaagttatatgtgaacttattgttgattttgacaaccttaaagaacatggatttcatcttaaagaagacatcatctttcaaggatggacctcgttgtttgctgagttcgttggcccagtttatccggatcttgtcaaggaattctgggcacatgctgtggttgctccaaaatcaatactttctttcgtccatggaaagtttgttgttattactgaaaacatcctaagagtgatgtttgatctgaaaaaccctgaaggggcttttgagattgatcaaagggcagtttgggaagatgttctatccactctctatccaaatgtcaagaaaacaaaaaacgtcaaggatttgagagatgtctacaaaatctggacaaagatcattcttgggtgtttctaccataggaaaggaacacatgcctcggatttcatcagtaatgagcaaaggtatattctttattgcattgccactaggaagaaggttgatgcgatctacatcatcttcaaccatttgtggaaagcagtaaaggattccagaaacgctttcagagaaaaaggtggaacaatcattccttttgaaaggattatttcaaatcttttggtgcattcaaagattgttgaaagtttggaatctgaaggtattgtgaaagaccttgctgtcacatctggggcttgtctgaatgcattcactttgaagaagatgaaagtaattaagactatcagtaagactcctcaacctcttactgatacaagaatcagaagagcacctgttcttgctgagtttgaaactttcttcaactgtgaggtacctgtagtcaaaactaggtatctgttatcacaagaagaaaataaatatctcaaaaatcaagagaagggtgctccaatgaaaataaataagaagaaggaagaaaggactaaaagaaagcatgattatccttctgctgtctctaagaaacaagatgtttctaaagaggtcattgcaaaggttgctaagtctgtctctgatgagtttgagaagaaagggaaagaagctgttgagaagaagaaaacaagaaaaaggaagatgattcttcaagagtctaatgaagaaaatgtctctcaagaggctgagaatcaaccagaagttctggcatatgtcagaaggaaagaaatctctagcggcaaagcaaagattattgaagagccgaagagtaagaagcagaagaagactgaggatatggccaaagcttttctgagaggttccaaaggtatatgcatttctgaacctgattctgttcctgctgttcgttcagaagttgcaccaatagaggttgtccctacacctgaaccagaaaaagccacatcagaatcacctgtctttgtccatgttcttacacctccatcttctcctataaccattccttcctctccacctaccataaatcctgttctggatataccaccccttcaaactctatttccatctcaaccttctcccaatgccacctttgaacatactccctccacctcccAAAaaaatctttgtgattctcctcttccaacctctgcatcacatgagcagctgctccgtgattgcaactacactcccaagcctcgtcctgaagctgaagtggtagtgttagattctgatactgaagcagaatctttttataggttggatagagaacctcatccgtacttcacttccaaccctgccttttcaaaaacccaaataaaattccgccctgtataccctattggtgtagtttttgaaaagatAAAGAGGAaactcagaagtatctttgatactctcagaattgctgaaagttctggattgaatgatgttgctatgcggaacttctggaggatctttcgcagagaatcagatgctctgtttttagaacttcaggaagcctgtgtggctgctgccccacgacctcgtggaatcctgaggaattatgaagacttctggtttgctagtctcaaaggaagacatctgttggaagagaagcccttcttggatgagatggaacaattaagactggctgctgaaatggaagcaaatccatgcagggatattgttatctttattcctgattatcctgttctgctcggagacttcaagactctctttgactatctgagggaaaacccttctgagaaagacccaagcttggtcattccagaagttgttgacccaccagaagttgaaggtccttctgctcccaggaatctagctgccattcttcaggcacttgagaatggagactcggaaattcctgctgcagaatatggaaaTGCTTCTATGCAaaaagcagatgctgaagatcatgttgctgaatcagatcctgttgaggaaatccctgcaaatgatctatccatggaagctacagatcaagttgctattcctgtggttgaaagcggtgaagcttcttctgatgaatcttctcgtcttgcaaggactctggaagaaattcagaagagacaggatgagcaaagctcactcaatgctgagtatagagctttcatggtgaggcaagatggacacaacaatgaggttcaagagatgctggccaagatcttgtcaaggctagggccatcttagattgagtctgtgttgtttctttttcgttgcatctgttttttgtgcatctgatcttacttatcttcatgtacttctgtacctgctgtttgaacttcaatgaaatcatcttcttcctccatgtgtttcgtttttgtttgtctctgaatcttttctgttttttgatggtatgacaaaaagggggagaaatatgtgataaatgatttgatttaatcagttgcttttactaacaagaactgcaagttctatatggtttaagtgttttgcaggtataaagaagtgaagaaaatcttcaaagcaaacacaagaagcaaaaccataagaagtgttattctgtaaaaagaataagctcatggaaactgaagcaagctgagtgctgtcaagcttcaaaaatcagaagcaagaaagaagaatgaatcagaagcactgataatagaatttgatccatatttgtctaattgctctgacaaaattctatttgctctgatacattattttagcctatatggctctgatacatatcatatgttctaatatacattttatgttctgactcgttcatgctgacttttgtcgtttagtttttgttctgtaacatttcaggatgtagagatgctctgatgatgctctggtacattcaacaatgttctgatacaaatctagcatgaagtgatgttggtagaaattcaaagctctgaagctatccgagggaagcagaaatcagaagctgtgaatgttctaaagatccagaaaactcaagttctgaagctgtcctaaatggaagcagaaatcagaagctgtgaatgttctgaagatcaaagaaattcaagttctgaagctgtcctaaatggaagcagaaatcagaagctgtgaatgttctgaagatcaaagaaattcaagttctgaagctgtcctagatggaagcaggaatcagaagctgtgagtgttctagggatctaaagaaattctagttctgaagctgtccaatggaagcagaagtcagaagctatgaattctctgaagacagaagcttatgtgatcgtctctaccgaaataatcagggaagtcttttattaaagttcttcgagtatttatttcagggggagattatttatctcagggggagattgttaatctcagggggagacatattcatatgcttatgctatagctgtgtaatttgtcttttgccgtctgctctttctgatcgcaaattcatatcatttatatatgtttttgtcatcatcaaaaagggggagattgttagaacaagatttgttctgagcaattatcttagttttgatgataacaataatatgaattttgcttaagataatatggtactctaatccaatgcaatttccttttcaggaaatatataaagagtatgcataattcagcgctcagaagctttgtctcaagggttcagcatgcaacatcagaacatggtctggcaagacatcagaagatggtcgaagcagaatcagaacatgggtctatggaagcatcagaagaacatgagatcagaagcactgaagttctgatggtatcacgctcagaagcacttcaaggtcagaagatcagaagatgctttgcaccaagctgtttgactctgatgatattcaaacgttgtattcacaaacatcagatcagaaggaagtacaagtggcaagctacgctgactgacaaaaggaacgttaaaagctattaaaggcaacgtcagtagacacagcgtgaacaaggctcgaggtagttgacaaaagcatataacattaaatgcgatgctgtacggaacacgcaaagcattaaatgcactcaacggtcatcttctccaacgcctataaatatgaagttctgatgagaagcaaggttaacgattctgcacaaaacaactcatattaacttgctgaaactctgttctattcaaagctcagaatcttcatcttcatcaaagctcactacattgctgttgtaatatattagtgagattaagcttaaacgttaagagaaatatcacagtttgtgattatagcttttaagaagcaattgtaatactcttagaattgattacattaagttgtaaggaactagagtgatcgtgtggatcagaatactctaggaagtcttagagggtatctaagcaggttgtaactagagtgatcgtgtggatcagaatactctagaaagtcttagagggtatctaagcagttgttcctggagtgatcagtgtgtgatcagaagactctggaagacttagttgctgactaagtggagaaccattgtaatccgtgcgattagtggattaaatcctcagttgaggtaaatcatctctgcgggggtggactggagtagtttagttaacaacgaaccaggataaaaataactgtgcaatttatttttatctgtcaagtttttaaagctacacttattcaaaccccccctttctaagtgtttttctatccttcatacttCAATTAATTTTGCAAATTCCGCGTtgctaccggttatctaattttcgGTTATATTCTTGATATTCACGACTTTATGAGTCTTTGGGTTACACTTCAAAGTCACCAAAAACACAACTCTACCGGTTGATTCGGATATAATTCTATCCTTTACCGGTTATTtgattcgttcggttaaattctcaagatatcgtaatttaccgataaaccgaatagttaatctaagttcaagtttattccaattaaataggcttataaaaattaattcaactattaatttaattgacCGATTAATATCATAATTTCGACAAAAGAACATCATCaagttaatgtactaattaaacttagctaccacataaattttcatcataTTCCGAACAACTGATTATACCGCTTAATTaagctatttcgatcaaacgagactgttttacattctattatatatatatatatatatatatatatatatatatatatatatatatatatatatatatatatatatatataaagtaccGAACGACTCATGTATAAGGCAGAAGGCACTACCTGCTGTCAATCAAGCCAAGGCGACGCCCTGCGTATGACGTCGTCACTTCTCGTTCCATCATCACGGCTTaacgcaacaacaacaaacatcaacaacaacaagagaGATACACAAAATTTCAAGCTTCAGTAACATTTAAACACAACACCAGCAAAACTAATTTCCAATAACAATTAACACAAGCAAAAGCAATAAATCTATATACCCAATTCCCACAgacaattgttcatgagccccattataggaagagaatatCACCCTTACATTATTCAATTTGAAGCAACTCGATGGGTCTCTGATTCACACTTTCGATTGGGCACCATGGATGGAAATCTCTaagctttgttcatcttctccaagacttgcctcCTTCCCTTCACAACTTGTTTTCTCccaaatgacaacactactcttcatttctctaaaaccctaatttatcattCCAATTGGGCTTAGCATATATCAACTCTTCTTTATTATACTCCACaaaccaatttaggcccaataagataaataactccaattaaatcaaaatatcacttttattaatattccaacaatataataaattccgacttgtaaataatattattcttcgaccgtccgactaaaattcgacttttaacttaataaattaaaatccgACTTTCGAACTCTCAATAGGTTGGTTGATTTGTTTACTCCTATTATTGAAGTGTTCAAAGATTTGAAAAATGATAGTCATTCTAAGGGTGAACCAAAAAGTTTGTTACTTGTTATGCAAACTTTTAGTTTTGTGTTTATAATGCACTTAATGGTGGagattttatctttgacaaataATTTGTCACAATCATTGCAAAAGGGGATCAAGATATTGTGCATGCCATGGAACTTGTCCAAATTAAATATGCaagaaaaagttgcaagaatttaaagatgaTGGGTGAGAAACATTTTATGAGCAAGTTGTGGCTTCTTGTGGTAATGTTGAAATTGATGTGCCTGACATGGAGTCTCAGTATGTGAAAGATAAGAAATCCAAACGACTTGCTCCTTTTGTTACAAATTTTCATTATTTCAAGAATGATTGCTTCTTACATGTCATAGATGTGGTATTGAAAGAGTTACATGATCGGTTTACACCTGAAAATACTGAGTTGATCAATTGTGTTGCTTGCTTGAGTCCTTGTTATTTATTTGAATCATTTGACGTTAAATCACTTGTGAGATTGGCAAGATTGTACCCAAATGACTTTGAGGATCTTACTGATAAGAAATTGTCTAGTGAATTGGAGACTTATATTGAGAGTCTCAAGATGGACGATCACATTTCCAATTTGACTAGCATCTCGGAATTTTGTAGGACTCTTGTTCAAACAAAGAAGCATAAGACATTTAGTTTTGTGTACACACTTGTCAAACTAGCTTTTTCCTTACCGGTGGCCACTGCAAGTGTTGAGCGAGTTTTCTCGGGGATGAAATATGTTAAGAATGAATTGAGAAGCATAATGGCTAATCCATGACTAAATGATTGCTTAGTGACATTTGTAAGAGGTGTTTAAT from Vicia villosa cultivar HV-30 ecotype Madison, WI linkage group LG4, Vvil1.0, whole genome shotgun sequence encodes the following:
- the LOC131597993 gene encoding uncharacterized protein LOC131597993, translated to MESQYVKDKKSKRLAPFVTNFHYFKNDCFLHVIDVVLKELHDRFTPENTELINCVACLSPCYLFESFDVKSLVRLARLYPNDFEDLTDKKLSSELETYIESLKMDDHISNLTSISEFCRTLVQTKKHKTFSFVYTLVKLAFSLPVATASVERVFSGMKYVKNELRSIMANP